The Paramormyrops kingsleyae isolate MSU_618 chromosome 11, PKINGS_0.4, whole genome shotgun sequence genome includes a window with the following:
- the LOC111840361 gene encoding RNA-binding protein, mRNA-processing factor 2a-like codes for MSLKSDSEPNNNVTMEEEVRTLFVSGLPIDIKPRELYLLFRPFKGYEGSLIKLTSKQPVGFVTFDCRSGADAAKNALNGIRFDPENPQTLRLEFAKANTKMAKSKLMATPNPTNIHPALGAHFIARDPYDLTGATLIPTSPETWAPYPLYATELTPGLPHTAFSYPAAAAALHAQMRWYPPPSEGSQSGWKSRQFC; via the exons ATGAGTCTAAAATCCGATTCTGAGCCGAACAACAATGTGACGATGGAAGAGGAG gtgCGGACGCTGTTCGTCAGTGGCCTCCCCATCGACATCAAACCCCGGGAGCTTTATCTCTTATTCAGACCCTTTAAG GGTTATGAAGGTTCTCTGATTAAGTTGACTTCAAAGCAG CCTGTGGGGTTTGTTACCTTTGACTGCCGATCCGGTGCTGATGCAGCTaagaatgcattaaat GGGATCCGCTTTGACCCAGAAAACCCACAGACCCTGAGGTTAGAGTTTGCTAAAGCCAACACGAAGATGGCAAAGAGTAAGCTGATGGCTACGCCGAACCCCACAaacatccacccagctctaggAGCTCACTTCATTGCACGGGACCCAT ATGATCTGACGGGTGCCACTCTGATTCCTACATCCCCTGAGACCTGGGCCCCCTACCCGCTGTACGCCACGGAGCTAACCCCCGGCCTTCCGCACACTGCCTTCTCCTACCCCGCAGCCGCGGCCGCCCTACACGCTCAG ATGCGCTGGTATCCACCCCCATCTGAAGGATCCCAATCTGGATGGAAGTCCCGCCAATTCTGTTAG